In the genome of Paenibacillus pabuli, one region contains:
- a CDS encoding class I SAM-dependent methyltransferase, producing MEWYDMIARRNGGYKGRSVFTREGNSAEDVFEARLMQLLPQYKSVLDAGCGHGEFTLKMSAYTNHITGFDNSKELLRIAQAGLEASDVGNVEFVYATTKTDLPFEDEQFDLIYDRRGPTSIIEHWRLLRKGGVIFGIHTDVSKVQERLYTNQYEDIEIEEFNEALMVFPDEKEFAFFLSDIPGSPDYTQPEYQEQLQVKLKENQIDGRLAVREHKYIWKAVRR from the coding sequence ATGGAATGGTATGACATGATCGCACGACGTAACGGAGGATACAAAGGAAGGTCTGTATTTACCAGGGAAGGCAATTCGGCAGAAGATGTATTCGAAGCGCGCTTGATGCAGCTGTTGCCTCAGTATAAGTCCGTGTTAGATGCGGGTTGTGGTCATGGTGAATTTACATTGAAAATGTCGGCCTATACCAATCATATTACGGGTTTTGACAACTCGAAGGAGTTGCTGCGTATCGCTCAGGCTGGGCTTGAGGCCAGTGACGTTGGAAATGTTGAATTTGTCTATGCCACAACCAAGACGGATTTGCCATTCGAAGACGAACAGTTCGATCTGATCTATGACCGCAGAGGACCTACGTCCATTATTGAACATTGGAGATTGCTTCGAAAGGGTGGCGTGATCTTTGGCATTCATACCGATGTAAGCAAGGTACAAGAAAGGCTGTACACGAATCAGTATGAAGACATTGAGATCGAGGAATTCAACGAGGCTTTAATGGTCTTCCCTGATGAAAAAGAGTTCGCTTTCTTTCTTTCCGATATCCCCGGAAGCCCGGATTACACACAGCCTGAGTATCAAGAGCAGCTTCAAGTTAAGCTGAAGGAAAATCAGATTGATGGGAGACTTGCTGTGCGTGAGCACAAATATATCTGGAAGGCCGTAAGGCGTTAA
- a CDS encoding GNAT family N-acetyltransferase codes for MLIYQWNEITVRLLDDKDEQHLVRWLSDPAVLQYYEGRDRPHDLNLVREHFYRQDDDAHRCMVEYKGKPIGYIQFYELEEDERNEYGYGDTDEIIYGTDQFIGEADYWNRGIGTQLVQSMLSYLVNDKQARKVVMDPQSWNERAISCYEKCGFRKVRLLPEHELHEGQMRDCWLMEYAP; via the coding sequence ATGCTAATCTATCAATGGAATGAGATTACAGTACGTTTGCTGGATGACAAAGATGAACAGCACCTTGTTCGGTGGTTGTCTGACCCAGCCGTGCTTCAATATTATGAAGGCCGTGATCGGCCGCATGATCTGAATTTGGTCAGAGAGCACTTTTATCGGCAAGACGATGATGCACATCGGTGTATGGTTGAATACAAAGGTAAACCTATCGGCTATATCCAGTTCTATGAACTGGAGGAGGATGAACGAAACGAGTATGGATATGGAGACACAGATGAAATTATCTATGGAACAGATCAGTTTATTGGGGAGGCGGATTACTGGAATCGCGGTATTGGAACACAACTGGTACAATCCATGTTGAGCTATCTGGTCAACGATAAGCAAGCCCGGAAAGTGGTCATGGACCCGCAATCATGGAACGAACGAGCCATATCCTGTTACGAGAAGTGTGGATTCAGGAAGGTCAGACTGTTACCAGAACACGAGCTTCACGAAGGACAAATGAGAGACTGCTGGCTGATGGAGTATGCCCCCTAG
- a CDS encoding YfiT family bacillithiol transferase produces MDLRYPIGTFEHTGEVTLEQRKQWIQDIAELPERAREAVKGLSEEQLRLPYREGGWMLKQVIHHMADSHMNCMVRFKLALTEDNPTIRPYYEERWAELSDSRELDIEFSLQILDALHRRWVALLNTLTDADYAKTFYHPASKETTRLDYNLGVYAWHGRHHVAHITSLRSRLGI; encoded by the coding sequence ATGGATTTGAGATACCCGATTGGAACATTTGAACATACAGGCGAGGTTACATTAGAGCAGCGGAAGCAGTGGATTCAGGATATTGCGGAGTTGCCGGAGCGCGCCCGCGAAGCAGTCAAAGGATTGAGTGAAGAACAATTGAGGTTGCCCTACCGGGAAGGTGGCTGGATGCTCAAACAAGTCATACACCATATGGCAGACAGCCATATGAATTGCATGGTTCGTTTCAAGCTGGCACTGACGGAGGATAACCCCACGATAAGACCGTATTACGAGGAACGATGGGCTGAACTGAGTGATTCGCGGGAGCTGGATATCGAGTTTTCTCTGCAAATCCTGGACGCGCTGCATCGTCGTTGGGTAGCGTTATTAAACACATTAACAGATGCAGACTATGCCAAAACCTTTTATCATCCCGCATCCAAAGAAACGACAAGACTGGATTATAATTTAGGCGTATATGCATGGCACGGAAGACACCACGTTGCCCATATCACGTCGCTCAGAAGCAGGTTGGGCATTTAG
- a CDS encoding NUDIX domain-containing protein, whose amino-acid sequence MIEKQWLDLSEFHELEQEIQFVIMVTQFQEKHVIIHNLKRQGWEFPGGNREPGESVLAAAGRELYEETGALKFMLEPYGIYRMNGSFGMVYYANITEFRALSLESNSEISAMKMVDTLPEGMNFDDMFYSFLARWKVYSAKGTRKQFLDLTLLVN is encoded by the coding sequence ATGATAGAGAAACAGTGGCTGGATCTAAGTGAATTTCACGAATTGGAGCAAGAGATTCAGTTTGTTATTATGGTTACTCAGTTTCAGGAGAAACACGTCATTATTCATAACCTTAAACGCCAAGGCTGGGAATTCCCAGGAGGTAATCGTGAACCTGGTGAGTCTGTTCTTGCGGCTGCCGGAAGAGAACTGTACGAAGAGACAGGAGCATTGAAGTTTATGCTGGAACCCTATGGGATCTATCGAATGAATGGAAGTTTTGGCATGGTCTATTATGCTAATATTACGGAATTTCGTGCATTGTCGCTGGAATCCAACTCAGAAATTAGTGCAATGAAGATGGTGGATACATTGCCAGAGGGCATGAATTTTGATGATATGTTTTATTCTTTTTTAGCCCGTTGGAAAGTATATTCTGCCAAAGGAACACGTAAACAATTTTTGGATCTAACCTTGCTTGTTAATTAA
- a CDS encoding GNAT family N-acetyltransferase has protein sequence MNIRIRLLNENDPVVISQAFQEQSWAKPAEQYIQYLTEQQNGERVTLVAELNGAFAGYVNVLRNSYYPLFKEQGIPEINDFNVLIKYQRQGIGTLLMDRAEEVILERTDTAGIGVGVFSDYGKAQILYARRGYIPDGQGIHKHDRYLKWGDETIIDDDVVLYLTKKLS, from the coding sequence ATGAACATACGTATTCGGCTTTTGAATGAGAACGATCCGGTTGTAATTTCGCAGGCTTTTCAGGAACAGAGCTGGGCCAAACCGGCAGAGCAGTACATTCAATATCTTACAGAACAGCAGAATGGTGAACGGGTGACTTTGGTAGCGGAGCTCAATGGAGCTTTTGCCGGTTACGTGAATGTATTGAGGAATTCGTATTACCCATTGTTCAAGGAACAGGGCATTCCGGAAATAAATGATTTCAATGTGCTGATCAAATATCAGCGCCAAGGAATAGGAACGCTTTTGATGGACCGGGCAGAGGAAGTTATTCTGGAGCGAACTGATACTGCCGGGATTGGTGTAGGGGTATTTTCCGATTATGGCAAAGCTCAAATTCTGTATGCCCGTCGTGGATATATACCAGATGGACAGGGCATTCACAAGCATGATCGTTATCTAAAATGGGGCGATGAAACGATCATCGATGACGATGTGGTGCTCTATCTGACGAAGAAGTTAAGCTAA
- a CDS encoding class I SAM-dependent methyltransferase, giving the protein MEKTIKNVQDLYDMLDAEFRSAKQFWEPFYEDRDRPIPFFPNKPDENLVAHVNTGLLSGGKALELGCGPGRNALYLTRQGYEVDAYDLSETAIEWAKERAAEEQLSVNFECKSAFELTPQEEYDLVYDSGCLHHLLPHQRIPYIQMIYNALKPEGYFGMTCFAPGFGGQGGPESVMDDWEVYREKSMKGGLAFTEEKLRYLLEDPFECVELRPMKAMDQDEDCFGLPILWVTLWRKANV; this is encoded by the coding sequence ATGGAAAAGACGATTAAAAATGTCCAAGATCTATATGACATGCTTGATGCCGAATTCAGATCAGCAAAGCAATTTTGGGAACCTTTCTACGAGGATCGTGACCGTCCAATTCCCTTCTTCCCAAACAAACCGGATGAAAATCTGGTAGCGCATGTGAACACAGGTTTGCTGAGCGGCGGCAAGGCACTGGAACTAGGTTGTGGCCCGGGAAGAAATGCATTATATCTAACACGTCAGGGTTATGAGGTAGATGCTTATGATCTTTCGGAGACAGCCATTGAATGGGCGAAGGAAAGAGCGGCAGAAGAACAGCTTTCAGTGAATTTCGAATGTAAATCCGCATTTGAACTCACGCCACAGGAAGAGTACGATCTGGTCTATGATTCGGGCTGTCTTCACCATCTGCTGCCGCATCAACGAATTCCCTACATACAGATGATTTATAACGCACTTAAACCTGAAGGGTATTTTGGAATGACCTGCTTTGCTCCAGGATTTGGCGGTCAGGGTGGACCGGAGAGCGTTATGGATGATTGGGAGGTATACCGTGAGAAGTCGATGAAAGGTGGTCTGGCTTTTACGGAGGAAAAGCTCCGCTATTTGCTGGAAGATCCATTTGAATGCGTGGAGCTGCGCCCGATGAAGGCGATGGATCAGGATGAAGATTGTTTTGGCCTGCCCATCCTATGGGTGACATTGTGGAGAAAAGCCAACGTGTAG
- a CDS encoding SDR family NAD(P)-dependent oxidoreductase encodes MGQRYFIITGTSKGIGKQLAELLLEKGDHVYGIARGTSDLEEAYERYHHVQFDLADIHSIDDLVSSLLEQIPLQEVEFIGLINNAAILEPLKPIDQCIAEEISQQLEISLAAPMILTSSFIHYTNHLTARRKIINVSSGSGSYPAPSMASYCTSKAGLNMFTQCVAMEQSGQSNPVEVIAFDPGMVDTELQAVARGKSAEEFSLSESFNEVYKSGQLQSASVVAEQLMEQLEQ; translated from the coding sequence ATGGGACAAAGGTATTTTATTATTACAGGTACATCCAAAGGAATCGGCAAACAGCTCGCGGAGCTGTTATTGGAAAAGGGAGATCACGTCTACGGGATTGCACGCGGAACGTCTGACTTGGAGGAAGCTTATGAGCGTTACCATCATGTTCAGTTTGATCTTGCAGATATCCATAGCATCGACGACCTTGTCTCAAGCCTATTGGAGCAGATTCCGCTGCAGGAAGTTGAATTCATTGGGCTCATAAATAATGCAGCGATACTTGAGCCGTTGAAGCCGATCGATCAGTGCATCGCAGAGGAGATCAGCCAGCAGCTGGAGATTAGCTTGGCGGCGCCCATGATTCTGACTTCATCTTTTATACATTATACCAACCACCTGACCGCACGGCGTAAAATTATCAATGTATCGTCCGGGTCAGGAAGTTATCCGGCACCTTCAATGGCATCTTACTGTACCTCCAAAGCTGGGTTGAACATGTTCACTCAGTGTGTGGCGATGGAACAATCCGGGCAATCCAATCCCGTTGAAGTGATTGCATTCGATCCGGGGATGGTAGATACGGAGCTACAGGCTGTGGCAAGAGGCAAGAGTGCAGAGGAATTTTCGTTATCTGAGTCATTCAATGAGGTATATAAATCAGGTCAGCTTCAGTCTGCTAGTGTGGTTGCAGAACAATTAATGGAACAGTTGGAACAATAG
- a CDS encoding exosporium protein C: MVVNLLAATSSIPSRTAGGILPISVPITPQVAVLASANLTLPMDSPLDNRVELNATIGIAAIQNIPQVIFRLYRDGTPIFSSRQGLQNAAEQFYVIRLITADFNVPPGAHIYSLSVEVTGQNQPAAVAGPITLSALAFGPVSN, translated from the coding sequence ATGGTGGTAAATCTACTGGCAGCTACATCAAGTATACCTTCTAGAACGGCGGGGGGGATATTGCCCATCTCGGTTCCCATTACGCCGCAGGTTGCTGTGTTGGCTTCTGCCAATCTGACACTTCCAATGGATAGTCCGTTAGACAATCGTGTTGAATTAAATGCAACGATTGGCATTGCAGCTATTCAGAACATTCCTCAAGTTATCTTTCGATTGTACAGAGATGGGACACCGATCTTTTCTTCCCGGCAAGGCTTACAGAACGCAGCGGAGCAGTTTTATGTTATCCGACTAATCACGGCTGACTTCAATGTTCCTCCGGGAGCCCATATCTACTCGTTATCGGTAGAAGTGACCGGGCAGAACCAACCCGCTGCTGTTGCCGGTCCGATCACGTTGAGCGCACTAGCTTTTGGTCCGGTATCCAATTAG